From the Papaver somniferum cultivar HN1 chromosome 2, ASM357369v1, whole genome shotgun sequence genome, the window TCATAAAAATCCATGAATTTGAATTCTTAATGGACCCGTGCAAATCCCGCTAAAAAATCTCGCCCTGGCCAGCTATCCGGACTTGTAGGGTTTGTTGGATGTAGAGTTTTACTCATGTGGAAACCTATACTTTCTAGGATTTTAATCAGAAACCTAATTAAATTGTTGTAGTTAAACTGGAAGACTCATAGCATATATATTATTAGCATGATCATGGTCTCTTTCTGCACTGCCATGCGCTAGACGGAGATTATTTCACCGTCACCGATAATAATAGTCATGGGTAAATCATTCAGTTGTTTGAAGCTGAAACTTAAAATTACATATCAGAATCGAAAAGAAGATTATTGCACGGAATTACCAGAGGATGTTTTGACGGAGATTCTATTTCGTCTTCCTCGGAAATCCATCTCTAGGTTCAGGTCCGTTTCAAAACAATGGTACGCTCTTCTCAACGACCCTGTTTTGATTACCAAGTCTCAGTTTCACAAATTCCAGCATTATTCTCCATGGACTCTCTTCTTTCAGTTAGATGATAAAAAAGACCAGGAAAAAATCATTAATAATAGAAGTCCGCCTCGTCCTAATAAAATTTCGGTTATTGAATCGATTTGCATGGAAGAAATAAACACTGACAAGTTTTATTTGAGGGATGGTCGTCTTCTTCCGAATAAACCTCCGACGAGATCACTTGCAGTTCACTTGTCATGATTTTTCATTTAAATTCCTTcaaaaaaaactaaagaaaagaGAGCATCTGTATCTTGTAGCTTCGAATAATGGTTTGGTTGTTTGTTCGACGACCAAAACGTTTCAAATGGATTACTTTGTTTGTAATCCACTCACCAAGAAATGGGTTGCACTCCCTCGACCCATTAACTTTCATGAGTGGGTCTTGAATGGTTTCATCTGCGAATTGGAAAAGGGAGCATCATCCTCATGCTCCATGCTTGATCTCACAGCAGTATATAAGGTAGTTCGTATCATGGTACCCTCGGATAAAAGATCAACCAACCTCGACATTGAAGTATTATCTTCCGAGTCGGGGAAGTGGAACCGCTATGTCGTTCCATGCCCTCAACCAATTGTATGGGGAAATCATTGGAGAAATCCGGATCAACATTACAATGGCGTGATCACTAATAACGGAGTCTTATATTGGATTGAGAGTACAAGTAGAATCATAGCATATCATCACAACAGAACTGGTGCTGGGCATTGCCAGTTGATCAATTTACCTAGCGATATCAAACCAAGTGAACAAGAACGTTATGATATTTGGAGTATCCTTGGTTCGTTCAGAGGATGCATAGGTTACTGTGAAAGTAGTCGCGGACCGTCAGGCGAGTATTCCTTGAGTGTTTGGTTACTCGATGTCAACAGTGGCCGTCCTCACTTGAATGGAACCTCTggttggcatctgattcataagaTTGATCCAACAGATATGATAAAGAGACTTGAAGGACCGTATAACCGTAGCCCGTTGTTGCCTTTAGCTTTCCATCCAGCGAATCCGCATATCATCATCTTGGATTCATATGGCTGTGTTGTTGCTTGCGACATCAAAACAGAAGGATTCGAAATAGTGCTTCGTCGTCTTCCTCAAATTTATTTTGAATACTAAGGCACATTTCGTTGGAGATACAGGGTCTTACCGTTTGTGCTGACGTCAAGGCCAACAACAGTCCCACCATCTTCCTGGTCAGAGCCTTTCAATTTCGCAGTATGCTTGTACGAGCCAGGCGCCAAAACGTGAGAAATTACCTTTCATATTTTATTCTTCTGGTCACTAGGTTCGCCTCGCCTAGCGCCTTAATGAAGTCGCTTCACTGCGTTCTTGCTGATCCTTCTTGTCATGTTCAATTTCCTAACGCTTATATTATGTCAAGCACTATTAAGCTAAGTTGAATAAGTAAGGCGCCACTGTTTTCAAACGATTTGTTCATGATAAATGACTATAtattactggtaatttccctacaaaattcTTTCCTCTTGATTATGATGTTACATATACTGGTCATTTGGCATCAACAATATAAGCAAAATACACTGATTGCATTAGACTACATCAAGGTATTTGGACTTATAATACATCTGAAATCGATTCTTGCTCGGCAGAGAAATTTGAAAATAGAACTGAGTAGTATTTTTATATATAACTACTGCAACCAGTACTTGCTTACTTGTACCTATTCGATCCACAAGGATCGATGGTTATTTCAACACTGCAAATTCAGCTAGAAAATAACATTAGAACTCTTAATAGAATCCGAAACCCAACGTAACACTTTGAGATACGATGTGAAACGGTTAGCTTTATTTGCCTATACGTAGTTCCTCGCAAATTCGTCGTTTCAGCTCAATTTGATGCTTGAGCTGCTCAATATGATGCCGGAGTTCAGCATTTTGGAGCTCACCCATCCGTATCTTTATCTTCAAAATTTCACATTTCTGCTTCAGAAGCATTCTTCTAAACTGGCGATCTCGCTTAAACTTTCGTCTCAGAAGGAATGCTTGATACACCATCCTTTTGGAAGTAGAGTTTAAATAGCGCACAGATAAACAAAATAGCTACCTTCATAACTCATATATATACACATCCACAGTGTTATGAAGCTTGAGAAAAAGAGAACAAGTACAATAATGAAACTTCCAAGAAGATTTTGTGCTTCATATTATTATTGAAAGAGACTCCTTCACAAAAGTCTAAAATTTGATTAATTGGATTACTATTTGGGTAAACTATTCCTACCAATTATTGGTTTCTCTGTTTTATTCGTTTGCTCAAAATCGTAATTATGGTTCCTAGGGTAAGCATTATTTTACCTGCGAGTCCGTGACAGTCATATGAACTTTTTTCTTCAACCCCTGTTATAAGGGCGGCATGTTCCATTAGAGTGGCGGCAAGTGTGATAGCAATGTCCCTCTTATTGGTTAGACGGTGTCCTATAGGgagtgtaaattgactagattaccctctccaatttttaacctaatggaatcagaaaaatcaaaaaacttttttgattttttcatcttctcttctcttctcctccattaaaattgaaatttcatcgtcctcgattaatcagcgatttgaaaaattgataatcattGATTGAAAATTATATTTCGAAAAgatccagttagggtttagtttattgtgtttgatttaagttagttttgtatcaaaaattagtgttttgggtcaaaattgaaattgaaatttatgtgttgcatgtgagttatggttggtaataactccaattggaaccgtaactatagatttggttgatgttacggttcatttaactcaaataccaaccataAGTTcctgattttgagataaaatgttcagttacgaattttttttgcaaccgtaaattacttacggttggtctcgttacTTAAATTACGAACCATAAGttgtcctggatgtttcatttttttttacgttttgtaattgcatcactgttatcaaccgtatttgagttatgacttgtaactcaaattatcttaccaaccgtaggttagttacggttgatcccgattcattagttaccaaccgtaatttgttacggttgctatatgttgtcattctaccaaccgtaactggtactacgattgggttttccccaaattgaaccagttacggttggtattcgatacttttggaaccgtaaccgagagttacggttggtaacgagctaaattccaaccgtaagttcttctgaaattttaaaagtttctATTTTTGTAAgcactttagataattttgagcgacaaaaagctaatgggaactaatttagagattcacccatctcaaatttgtcactggaatcactcattttggttgagtgaatcaaaatctagaatttcacaaatatcacagaagtttttcttttgttctcctctaaacttttttttttaaactctaaaaatttgattttgatttgttttagagttaatataagtaaaatttgattatcaacactaaattatgtaagggttaattagtcatttttcagctttttttttataagggacacATCGAATTATCATGTAATGATCCTTTTTTGTCATATTCATTGCCGCACCTCCAATAGAATCCGCCGCCCCCTTTAACgggattatttttcttttattgtaaCAAAGGAACGACAAGCATTATTGGAGAAAAGTAGCACCATATTCTCTACTCCATTTTACAAAAAAGGGAAAGTGGCCAGTAAGTTCACAGCACTTGCCCCCCTTCACACAAATTGATTTGGTTTGTTTTATTCAGTTCTGAACTTGCAAGTAAATTTTGAAATGTATTAGTAAAGGAGATGGTAAACACTAAACACATTTAGTAAAGCTAATGGATAACTGGTAACTCGAACAACCGGTAAGAATGAGATATCTAGCGAGCACACATTTTATACACAAAACATAACAACCTATGCGTAACAtgtaaaacactataaatacaactgAGTATTGTTTTTcaagttataaaaaaaaaatatcaaggcgGTAACTTTTCATGCTTATTAGTATCAACACGAGGAAAGTAGTACAGAGCTCTCAAAAAATCAGAGCCACGGACAAATAATTTGTCAATCCGACTCAGAATTGATTCCAGGACTTCAGAGCTTTAAAGAGTCACTAAACAGAATCTTCATATTTGTTCAAATCCCCCCAGacagtttcttcaacttcttCCCAAGATTCAGCAGTTCTAAGCTCTTTCCATAAAGCGAAAATGGCTCCTAGTATATTCTCTTTGTGCAAGATAGTATAGCACCTGAAATAAAACATAGACAAGTGTAAATCCTGAGAAATCACTACTATGCATTCCGCTAAAATTACATAATGATCTGGAAAGTCTGAGCGAAACTTTGGTGAAACACTTGTAAACAGTAAGAATTTTGTTGACCCTCTTGTATAGTGTCCTCTTGGGCTTGAGCTGTTTATCAGTCTGCCTTTTTTGTGTTCTCTTTCAGTGTCAATGAATACATTTTGGgatcacacaaaaaaaaaaggccCCACAGGTCATGCAGGATTCCCACCAGATCCTATCCTTGGATGGCGAGTTTCATTGCAGTAACTCGGTACAGCAGGGTTCAAGGAACAGGGTAGAACAAGGAAACcatcaagaaaggataaaacATGGTACATGGATATAAATGTCAAGGATACTTACATGGCATGGTAAGATAGACGACCAAACTTATCTCCACTCTCTTCCGGTTCATGTGATAATTTTCTTCTCAGAAGGGGAGATCTATAGCTTTCTAAGAACCGCCTAAGCAACTCAGAATTTCCTCTAAAGATATCAATGTGCATAGGAATAACATCCAATATAGGATCACCTAAAATAAAGAAAGGAAAACAGTTTAGTGGAATATAATGTAATTCATCTACACAACAGAAATAGGACTGGTAATCAAAAGATATTTCCATGATTAGATGATTGAACCAAATTTTTttcaatcaaagttcaatatGACCATCTGCATCAGCATTTGGAAGGCAACAACACTTACAAATACATAGATAGCTCATGAAAGAAAATGCAATTGATTAAGAAGACATTTACCAACAGACAGGTCACTGAAGTCGAGAATGTGGCTAGGAAGCCATTTCCTCTTCCTGCTGCCAGAATTACCATTTGTCAAACTCAAATCATTAACAATTGGGCTAGTAGCTTCAGGATTCTGGCGTGAGCAATCGTTTGGATCACATGGTAGCATGTGAACATTGTCATCCATGACATCCGAGTGTACCCAAACGGGAGATTTCAGTGCCTTTGACAAGCCATTTTTATCCTGAACATGGCATGGATGTCAAATTTAAAACCCAAACACACAAAACCATAAATGATTGTAAAAAGAAAGGAAAGAGTATTGAAGTGTTTATAGACCTTAGAAAGGACTAGCAACTTTGATAAATCATCTGGAATGTATTCCTCAAGTTTTTGAACAAGGCTGCTTGGCACTGGATCGCCCCTGCAAATTGTAGCTGACAATGTCACACAATTCATATTGATTTTGCTATAATTTGCTCAACTTAGAAAACCCCATAGACGGAGTTCAGGTTCTAAATCAATAAAGACTGACACAAACTTTACATCAACATATTCAAATCCCAACTGTTTATTACAAGTATCAATCTTATTCAAATACTTTATAGTAGACATTCTACCTAGTCAGATGGATTGAAAGAATAAACATTATATTTGCTTTCCTATTTTGACCTGCATATTTTGGAATATTTTCAAGATTTACCAGGTACAACCTGACTTCCGCAGTCATGCACCTCAACAACCATTCAACATTTGCATGTGAACATTAGCATCGATAACGACAATAAGATTTACGATACAATTAATTGATAGGAAAGCATATCTCCATTGAACTGTTCTCTAATAATTTTGCAGTAGAGAGCTTACCACTCAGTCAAGGTGCTTGAAATAGCCTTCTTTCTCTTCACCAGAGTTTTGAGAAAGAGTTTCCATTCTTCTGGCACACTACACATCTCCGCACCTGCTTCCGCGTCGCCATTTGACTGATGCAGCTTAGCCTCCATCCTCTGTTTGTTATAGGAATCCGTGGAACTATGTAAAGGCGGCAAGGGCAAGAGGTGAAGATTTTGCAGTTGTTCTCCCAGAAATGATGCTAGGTTTAGGTTATCATCCCAAGACAATGAGTCTCTTctgcaaatacataaaataaaaaaaaaacggaGTTGTTACAAGTCTAAAACCACTTGATTGTGCCATCACTTGCAACTAAGTTACCACCAAATCTCCAACTCAACTGAAACACAATAACAAACTAACTTACAGATGAGCATAAATGTTTCCCTTGCATCTTGTCGTTATTATATACGGCCAAATTGAGCACGCGACAGCACTTATAGATTCATTTGTTGGCTCTCCGACATTTTTATAGTCGAATTTTGATTTGCTCCATACTCCAAAAGGAAAATCTCCTGCAACATTCTCTCCTGAAACCAGTTTGCTTGTAGCAATAATATCTGGCACATCCTTTCCATCCCACGAAACAGTTTTGTAAGACCCATTTTTAAGGTAGAGAATTCCACAAGCTAAAACATCAGGAATGTGATCCTTCAGGGGAGAGCCAGCTTTATGAAGTAGATCATAGAACTCAAGCTGCACATGTGAGGTTGACAATCATTCAGTGCATGATTAAAAAGACTGAGAATGAAGTAAGAATAAATTTACTAGTTAAATACAAAGTCAAATTGTACCTCAGTGCCCAACCCATAGATGGATGACTCCAATCCTCCTTCAATACAGACCTTAATTACTCGATCAGCAGTGAGATACACCTATTAAAAATGTTGGCAACGGTCAATGTGACAAGTTTTTAGTTGGTCCACTACAAAAGATTTAATTCAGTGAAATTTCGTCACTGTCCATGATTCCATGATCATAATCGTAGTTGATACTAATAGTTTCTTTTCGGCTTCCGAACAATTTAAAATCCTAATTCTAATTTGAATTATTTGAAGTTACTTTGGTGAAGTGGCTTTGATTCAAGGGTAGATTCTTCAGAGCATGTCTACCAATACCATATTATGACACGACCATGAATTCATATATTACTAGGTGTCTCACTGTCTACGGAAGCACAAAAATAACTGCCACCATGCATGATAATTGTGACTATGATCAGATCATATACAGTACACTGAGACCAGCGTTCAACCTAATTCCGACAATCAATTTCTCCATGGCCTAGTTTTGTGTTAAATAACTTAGTTGATTACCTACCAATAAATTTAGTTGAAAAATACATGGAACAATAGTTGCAGATAAATGTACAATTCTCTTCACTTTGAAGTTACACTTTTAAAAGAGGACAGAATTCACTTACAGGATTGCTGCCTGTGCCAACAGGAAATCTCTCATCATCTGATGGAGAGGGATAGTTATGGAAAGCACAAATCTCCGCCATGCGAGCAGACCATTTCTCCACATTTAAAGCTAAACAAGCTCCCTAAGGCATTTGAGACCAAGAAATAAATACATTATTACAATAAGAGATAAAAGATGCAGCAGTTGATagaaacaaagcataacctaagAAAAGCTGGTTCTTATAACATGAAAAGGTCTTTCTATGGTAAGAGAAGATCTTGGGCACAATTTGTCCGTCCATGTATTCAGAATAGTTAGCCAACTAACTCTTTTATTGTAAATGAATGTTTACAGTTGTTTCTATCAGTACTCTCTAGTTCTCAGAGGAAAGGTTACCATTTTTATGGTCCTAAACATCAACGAACATGATTCTTTCTGGTAGTTTTCATATATCCTTGGCACTCTGAAGTATTGAACTGTTAGATGGTATCACTTATATGTTGTGGTTGACCATTCTAACATCTATGGGATAGCCATACAAATGGGGATTCATCAGTAGATGAGCTGCAGTCTTGCACTGATAGTAAGAAAAATATTAGCAAGTGGCTAAAGATCAAAAGAGAAAGTAAACTACCTTCCATATTAACTCCCTCATTTCAGGTTTTGCTGACCAAAGCTTGTGCAACCACTGTCTCAGTTCTCTTTGCCCTAGAAAATTGCTTGGGCTCCAAAAAGTGTTGTAATGGTCTCTCTCCTCGTCTAGAAACTTAGATAAAAAGCTTATATCATAACTGAAACCTTTATCTTCCGGAATGTTTTGACTTTTTAGGTCACCATTAGTAGCATCATTCTCATTCTCATCATCAACAAAACTGTCTTCATCAACAGCAAGCAATCCAGCACGACAAAGTCCTCTATGACGACGACCAGGAGCCATATCCAGACAAACATATTCCAAGTTTTTTGAATTGACAAAGTTCTGGGTAACAGCAACAGTGGCTTCCAAGTTTAGTACACAATGCCACCATCCACTTGGGACAAATATTGTCTCTCCAGGTAACTGAGTACACTCAATTGGCTTGTCGTGATCTGCAAGCAGGGGATAAAAATCTACCCACCACTGTGATCATGTAAACGAAAATGTTAGAAAAGATTTACAACGAACCAACGACAAGCTAATAATTGCGTCTTATACCAAGGAAATGTTAGATACCTGCAGAGATGTTGGAGTCTCAATATTGATATCACCATCGTCTTCATTTTCATGTACTGTAACTCCCAAAGGTACTCTACCAGGAGGGTACAACGCCCACCTATTAAAAGTGTAACTCCCAAATTACTCTATGAGCATTATTGTTACATAACGAAACAAGCAAGCACTAAAATAAACATTTTAGAAACACCAGTATTTCAAACTTTTTGTTCTATTTCTCTGTTCCTTAAATATAAAACTAATGGAGGGCAATGAGAATTTTCAGGTGTCACTAAATTAGAGATATCTCCACCAGATGGGCAAAACTATGGGCGCTAAAACTGAAATGATGTCAAAGACTCAAACAGGGTTGTGTACTTCACATGACCGCGCACAGATATATAAAAAAACACAGACACAGTGAAGCCGATATGTTGATGGTCTGTCAAACATGCTGAACATGTAGAACAATGAAATGAAGTAAATGTAGGCAGTGGAATTAGATACGTAGGAATGCTTGTACAACTATTACGTAGAAAGAAGCCCTTACTGAGTTGCTCATACAATTCGGTCAGAGTGAATGTAGGCACTGCTCAAGTGACACGGTTTTCTTTACGGACAAAAACATTGGGAAGTAAGGATACCCTTTATATACTCATGGTTTCGTATTTTCATATTATCATCTCCAATGGCAATTAGGAGATATAAAGAGCATTCACACAAGAGAGTGTTCATAGCGCAGACAAAATAAGTATTACACAAAAACTTATGCCTTGTGGAGAAGACTTACCTCTTTCGCCCGCATAGTAGAGTGTTCCAAGCACTAGTGAGACCTGGATCAACGTGCCAAGATGCACCAGACCTTTCTGGACCAATAATTAGCCATCTGTATGGTGGTCGTTGATCTCCATCCAAGACATCAAAAAGGTCCTCTTGGAATAGATGAGGAACACTATAATCCTTCAACAAACCCGGTGCAACCTCGCCGAACTGTATGATAGTAAAACTGAATAAATGAGGCACATTATTCTGTACTCCCTAATATCCTAAATATCAGAAAGCTCCGGATAAGGGATAAAATTTTGAGAAAATAAGCACCTTATCATCAAAAATATAAAGAGGGTCCTCGTCATGCTGCACATTCATATAtgagacataatccttgaatttCATGGTGACTTTCTTGGAGCTCCTTTGAGATATTTTGAATGCTGTGTCACCATAAGTTTTCACTAATTCATTCATTGTCCAAGAACTTCTTGCCGGCCAAGTTTCAGCCAATTCAGTGAGCAAAACCTGAAACAGGGATAAAATAGTATATTACACGTAAGTTTTTTCAAGAATGATCCTTAGAAGTAGGAACAAACATCTTTGCAGCTCTCCAGTGTTTCGCACCGATACTTCTGCTAATTCCAACAAATAGACTTATAAAATGTTTACCGGTTTCTTAACATCGTACTCATTTTGAAACTCTTCAAGTGAAAGGTTCTTCTTTCTTTCTATATATCCTTGATCAAAGGAGTACGCAGCTAACGTGGTATTATTCCTGTACCATCTTCTATACAGGTAAAATGAATTGAATCCTGAAGAAATTAAAAGCAAAATGTATCAATAAATTACCAGTCAATCAAAATCGCCCGTACCAGCAACAAATTCAGGAATACCAAGTAAAAGAATATGTTACCATCAAAATGCAATGGTTTCCTGCAATACTCCACGTATTTATCAGCTACACCTTGTCTAGCAAAATGGCGAAAATCATAAAAACAAACAGGTAAGAAACTAGCACAAATTTCAAAG encodes:
- the LOC113347323 gene encoding F-box protein At1g78280-like is translated as MEEESELSITTTTSAMVPKDRRYEALGELRIMPDEIICSILEYLSPNDVARISCVSSVLYILCNEEPLWMTLCLKEARGQLEYKDSWKKTTLRRQGVADKYVEYCRKPLHFDGFNSFYLYRRWYRNNTTLAAYSFDQGYIERKKNLSLEEFQNEYDVKKPVLLTELAETWPARSSWTMNELVKTYGDTAFKISQRSSKKVTMKFKDYVSYMNVQHDEDPLYIFDDKFGEVAPGLLKDYSVPHLFQEDLFDVLDGDQRPPYRWLIIGPERSGASWHVDPGLTSAWNTLLCGRKRWALYPPGRVPLGVTVHENEDDGDINIETPTSLQWWVDFYPLLADHDKPIECTQLPGETIFVPSGWWHCVLNLEATVAVTQNFVNSKNLEYVCLDMAPGRRHRGLCRAGLLAVDEDSFVDDENENDATNGDLKSQNIPEDKGFSYDISFLSKFLDEERDHYNTFWSPSNFLGQRELRQWLHKLWSAKPEMRELIWKGACLALNVEKWSARMAEICAFHNYPSPSDDERFPVGTGSNPVYLTADRVIKVCIEGGLESSIYGLGTELEFYDLLHKAGSPLKDHIPDVLACGILYLKNGSYKTVSWDGKDVPDIIATSKLVSGENVAGDFPFGVWSKSKFDYKNVGEPTNESISAVACSIWPYIITTRCKGNIYAHLRDSLSWDDNLNLASFLGEQLQNLHLLPLPPLHSSTDSYNKQRMEAKLHQSNGDAEAGAEMCSVPEEWKLFLKTLVKRKKAISSTLTEWGDPVPSSLVQKLEEYIPDDLSKLLVLSKDKNGLSKALKSPVWVHSDVMDDNVHMLPCDPNDCSRQNPEATSPIVNDLSLTNGNSGSRKRKWLPSHILDFSDLSVGDPILDVIPMHIDIFRGNSELLRRFLESYRSPLLRRKLSHEPEESGDKFGRLSYHAMCYTILHKENILGAIFALWKELRTAESWEEVEETVWGDLNKYEDSV